A window of the Procambarus clarkii isolate CNS0578487 chromosome 79, FALCON_Pclarkii_2.0, whole genome shotgun sequence genome harbors these coding sequences:
- the LOC123764574 gene encoding proline-rich protein 36-like, with the protein MTVRPLLSDGFRDASFRTSSRVALPAFPPPLASLYQLSRLLSRRPTSFPASSRVALPAFPPPLASPYQLSRLLSRRSTSFPASSRVALPAFPPPLASPYQLSRLLSRRSTSFPASSRVALPAFPPPLASPYQLSRLLSRRPTSFPASSRVALSAFPPPLASLYQLSRLLSPRSTSFPASSRVALPAFPPPLASPYQLSRLLSRRPTSFPASSRVALPAFPPPLASPYQLSRLLSRRPTSFPASSRVALPAFPPPLASPYQLSRLLSRRSISFPASSRVALPAFPPPLASLYQLSRLLSRRSTSFPASSRVALPAFPPPLASPYQLSRLLSRRPTSFPASSRVALPAFPPPLASPYQLSRLLSRRPTSFPASSRVALPAFPPPLASPYQLSRLLSRRSTSFPASSRVALPAFPPPLASPYQLSRLLSRRPTSFPASSRVALPAFPPPLASPYQLSRLLSRRPTSFPASSRVALPAFPPKLPGA; encoded by the coding sequence ATGACAGTCCGTCCTCTACTCTCAGATGGGTTCCGGGACGCAAGCTTCCGTACCTCCTCTCGCGTCGCCCTACCAGCTTTCCCGCCTCCTCTCGCGTCGCTCTACCAGCTTTCCCGCCTCCTCTCGCGTCGCCCTACCAGCTTTCCCGCCTCCTCTCGCGTCGCCCTACCAGCTTTCCCGCCTCCTCTCGCGTCGCCCTACCAGCTTTCCCGCCTCCTCTCGCGTCGCTCTACCAGCTTTCCCGCCTCCTCTCGCGTCGCCCTACCAGCTTTCCCGCCTCCTCTCGCGTCGCCCTACCAGCTTTCCCGCCTCCTCTCGCGTCGCTCTACCAGCTTTCCCGCCTCCTCTCGCGTCGCCCTACCAGCTTTCCCGCCTCCTCTCGCGTCGCCCTACCAGCTTTCCCGCCTCCTCTCGCGTCGCCCTACCAGCTTTCCCGCCTCCTCTCGCGTCGCTCTATCAGCTTTCCCGCCTCCTCTCGCGTCGCTCTACCAGCTTTCCCGCCTCCTCTCGCCTCGCTCTACCAGCTTTCCCGCCTCCTCTCGCGTCGCTCTACCAGCTTTCCCGCCTCCTCTCGCGTCGCCCTACCAGCTTTCCCGCCTCCTCTCGCGTCGCCCTACCAGCTTTCCCGCCTCCTCTCGCGTCGCCCTACCAGCTTTCCCGCCTCCTCTCGCGTCGCCCTACCAGCTTTCCCGCCTCCTCTCGCGTCGCCCTACCAGCTTTCCCGCCTCCTCTCGCGTCGCCCTACCAGCTTTCCCGCCTCCTCTCGCGTCGCCCTACCAGCTTTCCCGCCTCCTCTCGCGTCGCTCTATCAGCTTTCCCGCCTCCTCTCGCGTCGCTCTACCAGCTTTCCCGCCTCCTCTCGCGTCGCTCTACCAGCTTTCCCGCCTCCTCTCGCGTCGCTCTACCAGCTTTCCCGCCTCCTCTCGCGTCGCCCTACCAGCTTTCCCGCCTCCTCTCGCGTCGCCCTACCAGCTTTCCCGCCTCCTCTCGCGTCGCCCTACCAGCTTTCCCGCCTCCTCTCGCGTCGCCCTACCAGCTTTCCCGCCTCCTCTCGCGTCGCCCTACCAGCTTTCCCGCCTCCTCTCGCGTCGCCCTACCAGCTTTCCCGCCTCCTCTCGCGTCGCCCTACCAGCTTTCCCGCCTCCTCTCGCGTCGCCCTACCAGCTTTCCCGCCTCCTCTCGCGTCGCTCTACCAGCTTTCCCGCCTCCTCTCGCGTCGCTCTACCAGCTTTCCCGCCTCCTCTCGCGTCGCCCTACCAGCTTTCCCGCCTCCTCTCGCGTCGCCCTACCAGCTTTCCCGCCTCCTCTCGCGTCGCCCTACCAGCTTTCCCGCCTCCTCTCGCGTCGCCCTACCAGCTTTCCCGCCTCCTCTCGCGTCGCCCTACCAGCTTTCCCGCCTCCTCTCGCGTCGCCCTACCAGCTTTCCCGCCTAAGCTGCCGGGAGCTTAG